One Penaeus monodon isolate SGIC_2016 chromosome 34, NSTDA_Pmon_1, whole genome shotgun sequence DNA segment encodes these proteins:
- the LOC119594869 gene encoding WAS/WASL-interacting protein family member 3-like: MEITCAQVESESDADPDIIPLQGCPRSSPTLPCAAPSPAATLLPPERYKYSPVPAHVRCEPPHPPHPHHPSGLPRAATLPRIVNPHHRPYPGTEGDVPPPPPPPEFQSSSDKSPRAPSSSSCFSRHSSQSTCELDAPSTPLLGKRESSV; encoded by the exons ATGGAAATCACTTGTGCCCAA GTTGAATCCGAGAGCGACGCAGACCCTGACATCATTCCGTTGCAAGGCTGCCCCAGGTCTTCACCAACGCTCCCCTGCGCCGCCCCATCCCCTGCCGCTACCCTGCTGCCCCCTGAGCGCTACAAGTACTCCCCTGTCCCCGCCCATGTG AGATGCGAGCCCccgcatcccccccacccccaccacccctcggGCCTCCCCCGCGCGGCCACCCTCCCCCGCATCGTCAACCCGCACCACAGGCCATACCCGGGCACGGAGGGTGACGTGCCCCCGCCGCCCCCTCCTCCCGAATTCCAGAGCTCCTCCGACAAGAGTCCAAGGGCGCctagctcctcctcctgcttctccagACACTCGAGTCAGTCCACGTGTGAGCTGGACGCGCCCAGCACGCCGCtgctggggaagagggagagctcCGTGTGA